From one Ursus arctos isolate Adak ecotype North America unplaced genomic scaffold, UrsArc2.0 scaffold_1, whole genome shotgun sequence genomic stretch:
- the LOC113248034 gene encoding gamma-crystallin A: MGKPLITFYEERGFQGRHYECSSDCPNLQPYFSRCNSIRVDSGCWMLYERPNYQGHQYFLRRGDYPDYQQWLGLSDSIRSCRAIPSTSSHRIRLYERHDYGGLVSELTEDCSCIHDRFRLNELHSLHVLEGCWVLYELPNYRGRQYLLRPGDYRRYHDWGAMDARVGSLRRVIDLY; the protein is encoded by the exons ATGGGGAAG CCGCTGATCACCTTCTACGAGGAGCGGGGCTTCCAGGGCCGCCACTACGAGTGCAGCAGCGACTGCCCCAACCTGCAGCCCTACTTCAGCCGCTGCAACTCCATCCGCGTGGACAGCGGCTGCTGGATGCTGTATGAGCGCCCCAACTACCAAGGCCACCAGTACTTCCTGCGGCGCGGGGACTACCCCGACTACCAGCAGTGGCTGGGCCTCAGCGACTCCATCCGCTCCTGCCGGGCCATTCCTTCC ACCAGCTCTCACAGGATAAGGCTGTACGAGAGACACGACTATGGGGGCCTGGTGTCTGAGCTCACTGAAGACTGTTCCTGCATCCACGATCGCTTCCGGCTCAATGAGCTGCACTCCCTCCACGTGCTGGAGGGCTGCTGGGTCCTCTACGAGCTGCCCAACTACCGGGGGCGACAGTACCTGCTGAGGCCGGGGGACTACAGGCGCTACCACGACTGGGGGGCCATGGATGCCAGGGTGGGCTCTCTGAGACGGGTCATCGATTTGTACTAG